A single genomic interval of Ischnura elegans chromosome 3, ioIscEleg1.1, whole genome shotgun sequence harbors:
- the LOC124155811 gene encoding GATOR complex protein NPRL3, whose translation METNPLSIILVKSDSKGDRLLFRYPFVTDTRSDIGLHSRRKNPYALTVTEDLLQTPPPQTSNIHNGDLTGFSDEVLSTLFAVKPELCNEKFELKVNDVRFVGHPTLLHSASCTGNQDNPSIILINIVFALQATASHSIVKCYHVLSRRLGMSLRHEENRCAYLSKETRTMVTAHDEVVAGRPCDSHSWKSVGPEGERGPPEGGQGALRAGGELPESPYELILQRSGLARDLKEVYENLRSTGLVHLRVNGFIDISFCLPQRVHRGISDGGSGPPVEPEAIDKCLRALRPYHAILLLVGKGDLKGWLPPRAAPALTRLLAHHSPRKSLLRLTSDTGLTLSQVYQLVGLMVYWAKAMVIYPLCRSNLYAIAPGAPTAPSKVPGLTQSFSEQFNGHGLLATVAHFTPPTTLGNFLLSPSLPPPSRPITQPRAARTIPAVIWLLRNRFLIQLHTYVFFVPPQREVLPVASEEPLSPSARASNCELRFQIGDDADDPPNAEVTTKVLNGNGSTNDVSVDPKEGDNEEKADRDVEEPLAKAGLSPSERAAVMAVPAASCPEDLALFAKLVGHFKGTSHLEEIMYVEKVSRSQLLQIIDKFRDVLVTFEMEDPALAMFYGHSGE comes from the exons GGAAACCAACCCACTCAGCATCATTTTAGTGAAAAGTGACAGTAAAGGTGATCGGCTGCTGTTCCGTTACCCTTTTGTGACAGATACTCGCTCAGATATTGGGCTCCACAGTAGGAGGAAAAATCCCTATGCGCTTACTGTGACTGAAGACTTGTTACAGACTCCGCCTCCACAGACTTCAAATATTCATAATGGTGATCTTACTGGATTTTCTGATGAG GTTTTGTCCACCCTATTTGCTGTGAAACCAGAGCTATGCAATGAAAAGTTCGAGCTGAAAGTAAATGATGTCAGATTTGTGGGGCATCCAACTTTGCTTCACTCTGCTAGCTGCACTGGAAATCAAGATAACCCTtccattatattaataaatatcgtGTTTGCACTCCAG gctaCTGCTAGCCATTCCATTGTTAAATGTTACCATGTTTTGAGCCGGCGATTGGGAATGTCCTTACGCCATGAAGAAAATCGATGTGCATACCTCAGCAAAGAGACGAGAACTATGGTCACTGCTCATGATGAAGTTGTAGCTGGTCGACCATGTGATTCGCATTCATGGAAAAG CGTTGGCCCTGAAGGGGAGAGGGGTCCTCCTGAGGGTGGCCAGGGTGCTCTGAGGGCTGGAGGTGAACTACCTGAATCTCCTTATGAGCTGATACTGCAAAGAAGTGGTCTTGCAAGGGACTTGAAAGAGGTGTACGAAAATCTAAGATCTACTGGTCTTGTGCATCTTCGAGTTAATGGTTTTATAGAC ATAAGCTTCTGTTTGCCCCAAAGAGTACACAGAGGCATCTCAGATGGTGGCAGTGGTCCACCTGTAGAGCCAGAGGCAATTGATAAATGCCTACGTGCCTTGAGGCCATACCATGCCATTCTTCTTCTAGTTGGCAAAGGGGATTTGAAGGGATGGCTTCCTCCTCGAGCTGCTCCAGCTCTTACTCGCTTGCTGGCTCATCACTCACCAAGAAAGTCACTCCTCAGGCTCACTTCAGATACTGGCCTTACACTTTCACAG gtTTACCAGCTTGTAGGTCTAATGGTGTACTGGGCCAAAGCAATGGTAATTTACCCTCTATGCCGCAGCAATTTGTATGCTATAGCTCCCGGTGCTCCTACAGCTCCCTCTAAAGTACCTGGTCTCACTCAGTCCTTCTCTGAGCAATTTAATGGACATGGTTTGCTAGCAACGGTGGCTCATTTCACGCCACCCACCACCCTAGGCAACTTCCTGCTCAgtccttctcttcctcctccatcTCGGCCAATCACGCAACCACGAGCGGCCAGGACAATCCCTGCCGTGATTTGGCTTCTCCGCAACCGCTTCCTTATCCAGTTGCACACATATGTGTTCTTCGTTCCTCCCCAACGTGAAGTCCTTCCCGTCGCTTCTGAAGAACCTCTAAG ccctTCTGCTAGAGCCTCAAACTGTGAACTACGGTTTCAAATTGGTGATGATGCTGATGATCCTCCAAACGCTGAGGTAACCACCAAG GTTTTGAATGGAAACGGGTCTACTAATGATGTTTCTGTGGATCCAAAAGAAGGAGACAATGAAGAGAAAGCTGACAGAGATGTAGAGGAACCACTCGCAAAAGCAGGTCTTTCGCCGAGTGAACGAGCTGCAGTAATGGCAGTTCCAGCTGCATCATGCCCTGAGGATCTTGCTCTCTTCGCTAAGTTG GTAGGCCACTTCAAAGGAACTAGTCATTTAGAAGAGATAATGTATGTTGAGAAAGTGAGTAGATCACAGTTACTACAAATTATTGATAAGTTTAGGGATGTGCTTGTGACTTTTGAAATGGAAGATCCTGCTTTGGCAATGTTTTATGGTCACTCAGGGGAATAG